In one Dermacentor albipictus isolate Rhodes 1998 colony chromosome 4, USDA_Dalb.pri_finalv2, whole genome shotgun sequence genomic region, the following are encoded:
- the LOC139059598 gene encoding uncharacterized protein, with amino-acid sequence MQVCEPDYLYTKRTSNYFLVQLPSPQCCFDIVCECLSVFRSISLQSGDIEMNPGPGTDAVLAELKKLSAGQTTIIADMQGLKSQCTATSAALDLSKRLADLEGHYHKLLPLQIEIQTIRTDTEQTAKLVHTLNARVDDAENRSRRNNLVFYGLPDTAASETSAASEEKILRLCSDHLNVPLEPQYIERAHRVGRQSDNHPRPLIVRFNHYKKKEMVLSNGRKLKGTHLSMGEDFSPAVRDARRKLVSFAKAKSVPFSLRFETLFIGSKRYVYDDTSQTVKEI; translated from the coding sequence ATGCAGGTTTGTGAACCAGACTACTTGTATACTAAGAGAACTAGCAATTACTTTTTGGTGCAGCTTCCGAGCCCGCAGTGCTGCTTTGATATTGTTTGTGAGTGTCTCAGTGTATTTAGATCTATTTCGTTACAGTCAGGGGATATTGAAATGAACCCTGGTCCTGGTACTGATGCTGTGCTTGCCGAACTGAAAAAACTGTCCGCTGGCCAAACCACAATAATTGCCGACATGCAGGGCCTTAAAAGCCAATGTACGGCTACAAGTGCTGCACTTGACTTAAGCAAGAGGTTAGCGGATCTAGAGGGCCATTATCACAAACTACTACCATTGCAAATCGAGATACAGACCATAAGGACAGATACTGAGCAAACAGCAAAGCTTGTTCACACTCTGAATGCCCGCGTTGACGATGCAGAGAATCGCTCAAGGCGAAACAATCTTGTGTTTTATGGCCTCCCTGATACAGCAGCATCAGAAACGTCGGCCGCGTCTGAAGAAAAAATTTTACGTCTATGCTCAGACCACCTGAACGTGCCACTTGAACCTCAATACATAGAGCGAGCGCATCGTGTTGGTCGCCAATCTGATAATCACCCGCGCCCACTAATTGTTAGGTTTAATcattacaagaaaaaagaaatggtgctCTCAAATGGGCGCAAACTTAAGGGCACTCATCTCAGCATGGGTGAGGATTTTTCCCCGGCAGTTAGGGACGCCCGCAGGAAACTTGTTTCGTTTGCGAAAGCAAAATCTGTGCCATTTTCTTTGCGCTTTGAAACTCTTTTCATTGGTTCTAAGCGCTACGTATACGATGACACATCGCAAACAGTGAAAGAAATATAG